The following coding sequences are from one Pristis pectinata isolate sPriPec2 chromosome 18, sPriPec2.1.pri, whole genome shotgun sequence window:
- the hgs gene encoding hepatocyte growth factor-regulated tyrosine kinase substrate isoform X1, whose amino-acid sequence MGRGGGPFERLLDKATSQLLLETDWESILQICDLIRQGDAQAKYAIGAIKKKLNDKNPHVVLYTLEVLESVVKNCGQTVHDEVANKQTMEDLKELFKKQTEANVRTKILQLIQAWAQAFRNEPKYKVVQDTYQIMKVEGNTFPEFKESDAMFVSERAPDWVDAEECHRCRVQFGVVTRKHHCRACGQIFCGKCSSKSSTIPKFGIEKEVRVCEPCFEQLNKKEDLDSSNMKSEVKPTASAPVDLPPEYLTSPLSQQSQLPPKRDEAALQEEEELQLAIALSQSEAEEKERMRQKNTYSMYPKADPTPVTSSAPPVSSLYSSPVNSSAPTAEEIDPELARYLNRNYWEKKQEEVRKSPTPSAPVSVVESATQPVDTHPAPVTVVEQQYQNGESEENHDQFLKALQNSVVTFVNRMKSNHVRGRSITNDTAVLSLFQSINSMHPQLLELLNQLDEKRLYYEGLQDKLAQIRDARGALNALREEHSEKLRRAAEEAERQRQIQLAQKLEIMRQKKQEYLEMQRQLAIQRLQEQEKERQMRLEQQKQTIQMRAQMPAFPLPYAQLQSIPPAGGVMYQPSGPASFPATFSPAGSVEGSPMHSVYMNQTGQPGTGPYPSMTVSGADPAMVNPYMYQAAAPTSQTTQQAQAVPTTNPGYSSYQPTPTQNYQNVVTQAQNMPTLPQPQSGGLGYMGSQSVPMGYQPYNMQNMMSALPAQDPSMSNLPPQQSYLPAQQPMYQQMAPPGAPQQQQPQQPQPPPQVQQQPGSEAQLISFD is encoded by the exons ATGGGCAGAGGCGGCGGCCCGTTCGAGCGGCTCCTCG ACAAAGCAACGAGCCAGTTACTTCTAGAAACTGATTGGGAATCAATACTACAGATTTGTGACCTGATTCGGCAAGGAGATGCTCA GGCTAAATATGCAATTGGTGCCATCAAGAAGAAGCTGAACGACAAAAATCCACACGTCGTCCTCTACACGCTAGAG GTTCTAGAATCTGTGGTGAAGAACTGTGGCCAGACTGTTCACGATGAGGTGGCTAATAAACAGACAATGGAGGACCTCAAAGAGCTGTTCAAG AAACAGACCGAGGCCAATGTTCGGACCAAGATCTTGCAGCTGATCCAGGCTTGGGCACAGGCCTTTCGCAACGAGCCCAAGTATAAAGTGGTGCAGGACACCTACCAGATCATGAAGGTGGAAG GCAACACCTTCCCAGAGTTTAAAGAGAGCGATGCTATGTTTGTTTCTGAAAGG GCTCCGGATTGGGTGGATGCTGAGGAATGTCACCGGTGCAGAGTGCAGTTTGGAGTGGTTACAAGGAAG CATCACTGCAGAGCATGTGGGCAGATCTTCTGTGGAAAATGCTCCTCCAAGTCCTCCACCATCCCCAAATTTGGGATCGAGAAAGAAGTCCGTGTTTGCGAGCCATGCTTTGAGCAGCTGAACAA aaaggAAGACCTTGACAGCAGTAACAT GAAATCCGAAGTGAAGCCCACAGCCTCTGCACCAGTTGACCTACCCCCAGAGTACCTGACTAGCCCTCTGTCCCAGCAGTCGCAG TTGCCTCCCAAGCGTGATGAAGCTGCcttgcaggaggaggaggaactcCAGCTCGCCATAGCCCTGTCACAGTCTGAGGCCGAAGAGAAGGAGCGAATG AGACAGAAAAACACTTACTCCATGTACCCAAAGGCTGACCCAACGCCAGTCACATCATCAGCACCACCAGTCAGCAGTCTGTACTCATCTCCAGTG AATTCTTCTGCTCCGACAGCTGAAGAGATTGACCCTGAG CTGGCTCGATACCTGAATCGCAACTACTGGGAGAAGAAGCAAGAGGAGGTTAGAAAGAGTCCTACCCCCTCGGCCCCTGTTTCTGTGGTGGAGTCAGCCACACAGCCTGTTGACACTCACCCAGCTCCCGTCACAGTAGTGGAG CAGCAGTACCAGAACGGAGAGTCCGAGGAGAACCACGACCAATTCCTGAAGGCGCTGCAGAACTCAGTGGTGACGTTTGTGAACAGGATGAAGAGTAACCACGTGCGTGGCCGCAGCATCACTAACGACACAGCGGTGCTGTCTCTGTTCCAGTCAATCAACAGCATGCACCCTCAACTGCTCGAGCTCCTGAACCAGCTGGATGAGAAGCGCT TGTACTACGAAGGTCTCCAGGACAAACTGGCCCAGATCAGGGATGCACGAGGGGCCCTGAACGCTCTGCGTGAGGAGCACAGCGAGAAGCTGCGGCGAGCGGCCGAGGAAGCTGAACGCCAGCGGCAGATCCAGTTGGCCCAGAAACTGGAGATCATGAGGCAGAAGAAGCAG GAGTACCTGGAGATGCAGCGACAGCTGGCCATTCAGAGGctgcaggagcaggagaaggagcGGCAAATGCGCctggagcagcagaagcagaccattcagaTGCGAGCACAGATGCCAGCCTTCCCCCTGCCGTACGCACAG CTGCAGTCCATACCCCCTGCTGGTGGTGTGATGTATCAGCCTTCAGGTCCGGCCAGCTTCCCAGCCACGTTCAGCCCGGCTGGTTCAGTGGAAGGATCACCCATGCACTCTGTGTACATGAATCAGACAGGACAACCTGGcactggaccatatccctccatgaccGTTTCTGGAGCAG ATCCAGCCATGGTGAATCCCTACATGTACCAGGCTGCAGCTCCAACCAGCCAGACCACCCAGCAAGCCCAGGCAGTTCCCACGACAAATCCCGGCTACTCAAGCTACCAACCTACCCCTACGCAGAACTACCAG AATGTGGTAACCCAGGCACAAAACATGCCAACTCTTCCCCAGCCTCAATCGGGTGGACTGGGTTACATGGGATCCCAATCTGTTCCAATGGGCTACCAGCCATATAACATGCAG AATATGATGTCGGCGCTCCCAGCTCAAGATCCCTCCATGAGCAACTTGCCGCCACAGCAGTCTTACCTCCCCGCTCAGCAGCCGATGTACCAGCAG ATGGCCCCCCCCGGAGCTCCGCAGCAGCAACAGCCGCAGCAGCCGCAGCCACCGCCGCAGgttcagcagcagccaggctCCGAGGCGCAGCTCATCTCATTCGACTGA
- the hgs gene encoding hepatocyte growth factor-regulated tyrosine kinase substrate isoform X2, producing the protein MGRGGGPFERLLDKATSQLLLETDWESILQICDLIRQGDAQAKYAIGAIKKKLNDKNPHVVLYTLEVLESVVKNCGQTVHDEVANKQTMEDLKELFKKQTEANVRTKILQLIQAWAQAFRNEPKYKVVQDTYQIMKVEGNTFPEFKESDAMFVSERAPDWVDAEECHRCRVQFGVVTRKHHCRACGQIFCGKCSSKSSTIPKFGIEKEVRVCEPCFEQLNKKEDLDSSNMKSEVKPTASAPVDLPPEYLTSPLSQQSQLPPKRDEAALQEEEELQLAIALSQSEAEEKERMRQKNTYSMYPKADPTPVTSSAPPVSSLYSSPVNSSAPTAEEIDPELARYLNRNYWEKKQEEVRKSPTPSAPVSVVESATQPVDTHPAPVTVVEQYQNGESEENHDQFLKALQNSVVTFVNRMKSNHVRGRSITNDTAVLSLFQSINSMHPQLLELLNQLDEKRLYYEGLQDKLAQIRDARGALNALREEHSEKLRRAAEEAERQRQIQLAQKLEIMRQKKQEYLEMQRQLAIQRLQEQEKERQMRLEQQKQTIQMRAQMPAFPLPYAQLQSIPPAGGVMYQPSGPASFPATFSPAGSVEGSPMHSVYMNQTGQPGTGPYPSMTVSGADPAMVNPYMYQAAAPTSQTTQQAQAVPTTNPGYSSYQPTPTQNYQNVVTQAQNMPTLPQPQSGGLGYMGSQSVPMGYQPYNMQNMMSALPAQDPSMSNLPPQQSYLPAQQPMYQQMAPPGAPQQQQPQQPQPPPQVQQQPGSEAQLISFD; encoded by the exons ATGGGCAGAGGCGGCGGCCCGTTCGAGCGGCTCCTCG ACAAAGCAACGAGCCAGTTACTTCTAGAAACTGATTGGGAATCAATACTACAGATTTGTGACCTGATTCGGCAAGGAGATGCTCA GGCTAAATATGCAATTGGTGCCATCAAGAAGAAGCTGAACGACAAAAATCCACACGTCGTCCTCTACACGCTAGAG GTTCTAGAATCTGTGGTGAAGAACTGTGGCCAGACTGTTCACGATGAGGTGGCTAATAAACAGACAATGGAGGACCTCAAAGAGCTGTTCAAG AAACAGACCGAGGCCAATGTTCGGACCAAGATCTTGCAGCTGATCCAGGCTTGGGCACAGGCCTTTCGCAACGAGCCCAAGTATAAAGTGGTGCAGGACACCTACCAGATCATGAAGGTGGAAG GCAACACCTTCCCAGAGTTTAAAGAGAGCGATGCTATGTTTGTTTCTGAAAGG GCTCCGGATTGGGTGGATGCTGAGGAATGTCACCGGTGCAGAGTGCAGTTTGGAGTGGTTACAAGGAAG CATCACTGCAGAGCATGTGGGCAGATCTTCTGTGGAAAATGCTCCTCCAAGTCCTCCACCATCCCCAAATTTGGGATCGAGAAAGAAGTCCGTGTTTGCGAGCCATGCTTTGAGCAGCTGAACAA aaaggAAGACCTTGACAGCAGTAACAT GAAATCCGAAGTGAAGCCCACAGCCTCTGCACCAGTTGACCTACCCCCAGAGTACCTGACTAGCCCTCTGTCCCAGCAGTCGCAG TTGCCTCCCAAGCGTGATGAAGCTGCcttgcaggaggaggaggaactcCAGCTCGCCATAGCCCTGTCACAGTCTGAGGCCGAAGAGAAGGAGCGAATG AGACAGAAAAACACTTACTCCATGTACCCAAAGGCTGACCCAACGCCAGTCACATCATCAGCACCACCAGTCAGCAGTCTGTACTCATCTCCAGTG AATTCTTCTGCTCCGACAGCTGAAGAGATTGACCCTGAG CTGGCTCGATACCTGAATCGCAACTACTGGGAGAAGAAGCAAGAGGAGGTTAGAAAGAGTCCTACCCCCTCGGCCCCTGTTTCTGTGGTGGAGTCAGCCACACAGCCTGTTGACACTCACCCAGCTCCCGTCACAGTAGTGGAG CAGTACCAGAACGGAGAGTCCGAGGAGAACCACGACCAATTCCTGAAGGCGCTGCAGAACTCAGTGGTGACGTTTGTGAACAGGATGAAGAGTAACCACGTGCGTGGCCGCAGCATCACTAACGACACAGCGGTGCTGTCTCTGTTCCAGTCAATCAACAGCATGCACCCTCAACTGCTCGAGCTCCTGAACCAGCTGGATGAGAAGCGCT TGTACTACGAAGGTCTCCAGGACAAACTGGCCCAGATCAGGGATGCACGAGGGGCCCTGAACGCTCTGCGTGAGGAGCACAGCGAGAAGCTGCGGCGAGCGGCCGAGGAAGCTGAACGCCAGCGGCAGATCCAGTTGGCCCAGAAACTGGAGATCATGAGGCAGAAGAAGCAG GAGTACCTGGAGATGCAGCGACAGCTGGCCATTCAGAGGctgcaggagcaggagaaggagcGGCAAATGCGCctggagcagcagaagcagaccattcagaTGCGAGCACAGATGCCAGCCTTCCCCCTGCCGTACGCACAG CTGCAGTCCATACCCCCTGCTGGTGGTGTGATGTATCAGCCTTCAGGTCCGGCCAGCTTCCCAGCCACGTTCAGCCCGGCTGGTTCAGTGGAAGGATCACCCATGCACTCTGTGTACATGAATCAGACAGGACAACCTGGcactggaccatatccctccatgaccGTTTCTGGAGCAG ATCCAGCCATGGTGAATCCCTACATGTACCAGGCTGCAGCTCCAACCAGCCAGACCACCCAGCAAGCCCAGGCAGTTCCCACGACAAATCCCGGCTACTCAAGCTACCAACCTACCCCTACGCAGAACTACCAG AATGTGGTAACCCAGGCACAAAACATGCCAACTCTTCCCCAGCCTCAATCGGGTGGACTGGGTTACATGGGATCCCAATCTGTTCCAATGGGCTACCAGCCATATAACATGCAG AATATGATGTCGGCGCTCCCAGCTCAAGATCCCTCCATGAGCAACTTGCCGCCACAGCAGTCTTACCTCCCCGCTCAGCAGCCGATGTACCAGCAG ATGGCCCCCCCCGGAGCTCCGCAGCAGCAACAGCCGCAGCAGCCGCAGCCACCGCCGCAGgttcagcagcagccaggctCCGAGGCGCAGCTCATCTCATTCGACTGA
- the arl16 gene encoding ADP-ribosylation factor-like protein 16: protein MGPSPGLLLGPTAVGKTLLLKALHKMSLKEGAGELDEAPPTLPTVGTNLTDITVNKRKVTIRELGGCMGPIWPSYYGDSEAVIFVIDASNPTQVSSSCIQLLDVLTAEQLQETPVLILFNKVDLPCHMSLIEMKSLFRMDDILACAKQTISVLEVSARTGRGLDQVLKWLHSHLKGKHLP, encoded by the exons ATGGGCCCGAGCCCCGGCCTCCTGTTGGGGCCGACGGCGGTGGGGAAGACGCTGCTGCTCAAGGCGCTGCACA AGATGAGTTTGAAAGAAGGCGCTGGTGAACTCGACGAGGCCCCACCTACACTCCCCACG GTGGGAACTAACTTAACTGATATCACAGTTAATAAGAGGAAAGTTACCATTCGAGAACTGGGAGGCTGCATGGGGCCCATCTGGCCAAGTTACTACGGAGACTCTGAAGCTGTGATA TTTGTGATCGACGCTTCCAATCCCACCCAGGTTTCCTCCTCATGTATTCAGCTACTCGACGTTCTCACGGCAGAACAACTGCAGGAAACTCCAGTCCTAATTCTCTTCAACAAAGT TGATCTACCCTGCCACATGTCCCTGATAGAAATGAAAAGTCTGTTCAGGATGGATGACATATTGGCCTGTGCCAAGCAGACAATCAGTGTGCTGGAGGTGAGTGCACGGACTGGCAGAGGGTTGGACCAGGTCTTGAAATGGCTTCACTCCCACCTCAAGGGGAAACACTTGCCCTGA